One genomic segment of Chitinophagales bacterium includes these proteins:
- the fabG gene encoding 3-oxoacyl-[acyl-carrier-protein] reductase — protein MKLLENKVALVTGASRGIGNAIAKVFAQNGANIAFTYHSSEQKAKTLENELSKLGVKVKGYKSNAASYNDAQELSKQVNEDFGSIDVLVNNAGITKDNLLLRINEEDWDSVLETNLKSIFNLTKPVSYIMLKQRKGSIINLTSIVGMKGQAGQSNYSASKAGIIGFTKSVADELGSRNIRTNAIAPGFIQTDMTDELPEDVKKGYLAGIPQKRLGTAEEVANTALFLASDLSSYVNGQVISVCGGLNR, from the coding sequence ATGAAATTACTAGAAAATAAAGTTGCCTTAGTAACTGGTGCATCAAGAGGTATAGGAAACGCAATAGCTAAAGTTTTTGCCCAAAATGGTGCTAATATTGCTTTTACCTATCATTCTTCTGAGCAAAAAGCTAAGACATTAGAAAATGAATTGTCTAAACTGGGCGTAAAAGTTAAAGGTTATAAATCTAATGCCGCTTCTTACAATGATGCTCAAGAACTGAGCAAGCAAGTAAATGAAGATTTTGGCAGTATAGATGTTTTGGTAAACAATGCAGGCATTACAAAAGATAATTTGTTACTTAGAATAAATGAAGAAGATTGGGACAGCGTTTTGGAAACCAACTTAAAATCTATTTTTAATTTAACAAAACCTGTTTCCTATATAATGCTAAAACAACGCAAAGGAAGTATCATTAATCTCACTTCTATTGTGGGCATGAAAGGGCAAGCGGGACAAAGCAACTATTCGGCATCTAAAGCGGGAATTATTGGTTTTACCAAATCTGTAGCAGATGAACTGGGCTCAAGAAATATACGGACCAATGCCATAGCTCCGGGTTTTATTCAAACCGATATGACAGATGAACTACCCGAAGATGTAAAAAAAGGTTATTTGGCAGGTATTCCTCAAAAAAGATTAGGCACTGCCGAAGAAGTAGCCAATACGGCTCTATTTCTTGCTTCTGATTTAAGTAGTTATGTAAATGGACAAGTAATTAGCGTTTGCGGAGGATTGAATAGGTAA
- the sucD gene encoding succinate--CoA ligase subunit alpha, producing MSVLVNKDSKIIVQGFTGKEGTFHASQMIEYGTKVVGGVTPGKGGQEHLGLPVFNTVADAVNKTGADVSIIFVPPAFAADAIMEAADADIKVIITITEGIPVQDMTKVKAFISNKDVRMVGPNCPGVITADEAKVGIMPGFVFKKGSIGIVSKSGTLTYEAADQVVKAGLGITTAIGIGGDPIIGTTTKEAVELLMNDPETKGIVMIGEIGGTLEADAAHWIKENGTKPVVGFIAGQTAPEGRTMGHAGAIVGGKDDTAAAKMKIMAECGIHVVESPANIGETMAEVLGVKA from the coding sequence ATGTCAGTATTAGTAAATAAAGATTCAAAAATTATAGTTCAAGGTTTTACAGGAAAAGAAGGAACTTTTCATGCCAGCCAAATGATAGAATATGGAACCAAGGTAGTTGGTGGTGTTACTCCGGGAAAAGGTGGTCAAGAGCATTTAGGCTTGCCTGTATTTAACACTGTGGCAGATGCTGTTAATAAAACAGGAGCAGATGTTTCTATAATTTTTGTTCCACCTGCTTTTGCTGCCGATGCTATTATGGAAGCTGCCGATGCCGATATTAAAGTAATTATAACTATTACCGAAGGTATTCCGGTGCAAGATATGACAAAAGTTAAAGCTTTTATCAGCAATAAAGATGTACGTATGGTAGGTCCTAACTGCCCGGGTGTTATTACTGCCGATGAAGCTAAAGTGGGGATTATGCCAGGTTTTGTTTTCAAAAAAGGAAGTATAGGTATAGTTTCTAAATCGGGTACATTGACTTATGAAGCTGCCGACCAAGTGGTAAAAGCCGGTTTAGGTATTACTACGGCTATAGGCATTGGTGGCGACCCAATTATAGGTACAACTACTAAAGAAGCTGTAGAGCTTTTAATGAACGACCCGGAAACTAAAGGCATAGTAATGATAGGCGAAATAGGCGGAACTTTAGAAGCCGATGCCGCTCATTGGATAAAAGAAAATGGCACTAAACCTGTTGTAGGTTTTATAGCGGGGCAAACAGCTCCGGAAGGAAGAACAATGGGACACGCTGGTGCTATTGTAGGCGGAAAAGACGATACTGCAGCTGCTAAAATGAAAATAATGGCAGAATGTGGTATTCACGTAGTAGAATCTCCAGCTAATATTGGAGAAACAATGGCAGAAGTATTGGGTGTAAAAGCGTAA